One window from the genome of Paraneptunicella aestuarii encodes:
- the rdgC gene encoding recombination-associated protein RdgC: protein MWFKNLKLYRLTEQLKIDEEALQDLLTENAFRPCGSQELASMGWTNPLGQGESLFHAANGNYWFTLKKQERILPAAVINAELDEKVAQIESDTGNPVGKKAKQDLKQEITHKLLPQAFTKNSVIHGFVAPKHNFVLIDAAADGKSETFLAMLRKTLGSLPVVPLARTTIAQELTDWLASDSWPRDIELLEEAEFKDPTESGSIVRVKNQDLFADEIRAHIEAGKQLHKVALSWKETLTAILQEDLTVKRIKFSDVMREENDDIPKDEMAARADADFALMAGELIKLAEWLVKEFDLKEE from the coding sequence ATGTGGTTTAAAAATCTCAAGTTATATCGACTAACTGAGCAATTGAAGATTGATGAAGAAGCTCTACAGGACTTGTTAACAGAAAATGCATTTCGTCCTTGTGGTTCTCAAGAACTGGCAAGCATGGGCTGGACAAACCCTCTCGGTCAGGGAGAAAGCCTGTTTCATGCCGCCAATGGCAATTATTGGTTTACGCTGAAAAAGCAAGAACGCATTCTACCTGCTGCCGTTATTAACGCAGAACTGGATGAGAAAGTCGCTCAAATAGAATCTGACACAGGCAACCCGGTTGGCAAGAAAGCCAAACAGGATCTGAAACAGGAAATCACACACAAATTGCTACCCCAAGCGTTCACCAAAAACAGTGTGATCCACGGCTTTGTCGCACCTAAACACAACTTTGTGTTAATTGATGCAGCAGCCGATGGCAAATCCGAAACCTTCCTTGCCATGCTGCGTAAAACACTGGGGTCACTTCCGGTTGTTCCACTTGCCAGAACCACAATCGCACAAGAACTGACAGACTGGTTAGCATCCGACAGTTGGCCAAGAGACATTGAACTACTGGAAGAAGCCGAATTTAAAGATCCAACAGAAAGCGGCTCCATCGTTAGAGTTAAAAATCAGGATCTTTTCGCCGATGAAATCCGAGCGCATATCGAAGCAGGCAAACAATTGCATAAAGTTGCTCTTAGCTGGAAAGAAACCCTTACAGCAATTCTACAGGAAGACCTCACGGTAAAACGCATCAAATTCTCTGACGTTATGCGTGAAGAAAATGATGATATTCCGAAGGACGAAATGGCAGCCAGAGCCGATGCTGACTTTGCATTAATGGCAGGCGAGCTGATTAAACTGGCTGAATGGCTGGTTAAAGAATTCGACCTAAAAGAAGAATAA
- a CDS encoding GNAT family N-acetyltransferase, translating into MKLDHLRLILVEYFHSLLINFFVAHFTMKYKADDTITIIKANISHLNDVAPLFALYREFYNGLPELEASREFIKQRLANNDSTIFIAYIDINGEKTACGFVQLYPSFSSVSAKRSIILNDLYVDEAYRQKGVARRLMETAREYAQSQQANGLSLSTAHDNVNAQALYESLGYEQDKQYLHYFLSIK; encoded by the coding sequence ATGAAACTTGATCATTTGCGATTAATATTGGTAGAATATTTTCACTCGTTATTAATCAACTTTTTTGTAGCTCATTTTACGATGAAATATAAAGCCGATGATACAATCACAATAATCAAAGCAAACATTTCACATCTTAACGATGTGGCTCCTCTGTTTGCGCTTTATCGTGAATTCTATAACGGCTTACCTGAGCTAGAGGCGTCTAGAGAATTCATTAAACAGCGCCTAGCCAATAATGATTCGACCATTTTTATCGCTTACATTGATATTAATGGTGAAAAAACTGCTTGCGGGTTTGTACAGCTTTACCCTTCTTTTTCCTCAGTATCAGCAAAGCGCAGCATTATATTAAATGATCTATATGTAGACGAAGCTTATCGACAAAAAGGCGTGGCCAGAAGATTAATGGAGACGGCAAGAGAGTATGCGCAAAGTCAACAAGCGAATGGATTATCCTTAAGTACAGCTCACGACAATGTTAACGCTCAAGCGCTTTATGAAAGCTTGGGCTATGAGCAAGATAAGCAATATCTACACTATTTCCTGTCAATTAAATAG
- a CDS encoding ATP-grasp domain-containing protein, translating into MNILCIGRCFPASGFFKERDHRLSLIATKADFVQAEYEFDYDKVFISKEINNDSVVEIVAAWNSEQAIDAVCCYNDKYFDLVIQLVERFNIRSILSKDAVANTDNKSRTRDILVQNGIPSAQYAIVNDEQAAHDFLDNVSQLAILKPLAASASIGVSRVASHDDVSQAIVALEQQGQGFPALMESFLEGDEFSVESFSENGEHRILAITKKYKYDNTFIEQGHAMHAELDTETETQVIDYIVKVLSALGIENGPAHSEIILTSEGPVLVESHTRVGGDLIHEIIELATGVDVLTCSARQILGESVLKEIPEHLPKKQSAAVWFAFPNVTAETTVEAYKGNTKAEELDGIHTLRLMKPAGSKVVPARNSFDRLAVAVATGDSLQAALTKAQAAMSQLQPQYTK; encoded by the coding sequence ATGAATATATTGTGTATTGGTCGCTGTTTCCCGGCGAGTGGTTTCTTTAAAGAGCGCGACCATCGTTTAAGCCTTATTGCGACAAAAGCAGACTTTGTTCAGGCCGAGTATGAATTCGACTACGACAAAGTGTTTATTAGCAAAGAGATCAACAATGACAGCGTTGTTGAGATTGTTGCTGCCTGGAATTCAGAACAAGCCATTGATGCTGTTTGCTGTTACAACGACAAATACTTTGATTTGGTCATTCAACTGGTTGAACGCTTTAATATCCGTTCTATTTTATCCAAAGACGCCGTAGCCAATACCGACAATAAATCCCGCACCAGAGATATTCTGGTACAAAACGGCATACCATCAGCCCAATACGCCATTGTTAACGACGAGCAGGCAGCTCACGATTTTCTGGATAATGTCAGTCAATTAGCCATTCTCAAGCCATTAGCAGCCTCGGCAAGTATTGGCGTATCTCGAGTGGCTTCCCATGATGACGTCTCTCAGGCAATAGTCGCTCTGGAACAACAAGGGCAAGGATTCCCCGCCCTAATGGAAAGCTTTCTGGAAGGCGATGAATTCAGCGTTGAATCTTTCTCCGAAAATGGAGAGCACCGTATTCTAGCCATTACCAAGAAATATAAATACGACAATACCTTTATTGAGCAAGGGCATGCCATGCATGCCGAGTTAGACACCGAGACAGAAACCCAAGTGATTGATTATATCGTCAAGGTGCTTTCTGCTTTGGGTATCGAAAACGGGCCAGCTCACAGCGAAATTATCTTAACCTCCGAAGGCCCGGTTCTGGTTGAATCCCATACCCGCGTCGGCGGTGATCTCATTCATGAGATAATAGAACTGGCAACAGGTGTCGACGTACTCACCTGCTCTGCTCGCCAAATTCTGGGCGAATCAGTGCTTAAAGAGATCCCGGAGCATCTACCCAAAAAGCAATCCGCAGCAGTCTGGTTTGCCTTTCCTAATGTCACCGCTGAAACAACAGTCGAGGCATATAAAGGCAATACCAAAGCGGAAGAGCTGGATGGCATTCACACTTTGAGGTTAATGAAGCCGGCAGGAAGCAAGGTTGTTCCTGCACGCAACAGTTTCGATCGTCTGGCCGTTGCAGTAGCCACAGGTGACAGCCTCCAAGCTGCATTAACCAAAGCGCAGGCAGCGATGTCGCAACTGCAACCACAGTATACGAAGTAG
- a CDS encoding ATP-grasp domain-containing protein, producing MTDSQSHLQPQSHTEMPPVIVVVDPFSSGSLIAPEAAKRGYRAICVTTFEEVPTYLKAVFSLDGFDAHYCLEEPVAQLAFDTVINELKKHNIVAVITGSETGVPMTDKLRHALELPGNDPATSQNRRSKFKMHEALRHNNLRHISQLLTSNKEEMMQWAEGLNYRVVLKPVDSGGTDGVHVCQTKEQVEQAYDDIISMHNMFDLPISEVLGQQFIGGIEYVVDTVSMQGHHVVTNICQYEKWEMNGSMLYRTVGFIEPNNPDYQVLVNYTKQALDALGVYQGAAHSEVKIDEDGPVLIESGARLQGSNIPSFVAQFADFSQLDLLVDAYLDPAEFERKAERGNSYHKCAKIFGFVNTKPVKIKKVNSSLIINLPSHYSSVVRFKAGDTLPPTTSMLDSPGWALLLHPEESVVDDDMRKLEAMERDHTMYILERESEHEAV from the coding sequence ATGACTGACTCTCAATCACACTTGCAACCTCAATCTCATACTGAAATGCCACCAGTAATCGTCGTTGTAGACCCATTTTCCAGCGGCAGTCTGATTGCGCCTGAAGCCGCTAAGCGAGGGTATCGAGCAATCTGTGTCACCACCTTTGAAGAAGTGCCCACTTATTTGAAAGCGGTATTTAGTCTGGATGGCTTCGACGCACATTATTGTCTTGAAGAGCCCGTTGCTCAACTCGCCTTCGATACCGTCATCAATGAACTCAAGAAACATAACATTGTCGCGGTGATTACAGGCAGTGAAACTGGTGTTCCGATGACAGACAAACTTCGTCATGCGCTTGAACTTCCGGGTAATGACCCTGCCACATCACAAAATCGTCGTAGCAAATTCAAAATGCACGAAGCTTTACGCCATAACAACTTGCGCCATATTTCCCAGTTGCTCACCAGCAATAAAGAAGAAATGATGCAATGGGCTGAAGGGCTTAACTACCGTGTTGTACTCAAGCCCGTTGATTCTGGTGGTACTGATGGTGTCCACGTATGCCAAACCAAAGAGCAAGTTGAGCAGGCTTACGACGACATCATCTCCATGCATAACATGTTCGACCTTCCTATCTCTGAAGTGCTTGGGCAACAGTTTATCGGTGGCATCGAATACGTGGTGGATACTGTGTCGATGCAAGGCCATCATGTCGTCACCAACATTTGCCAATATGAAAAATGGGAAATGAATGGTTCCATGCTCTATCGTACCGTGGGTTTTATTGAGCCTAATAATCCCGACTATCAAGTGCTGGTCAACTACACCAAACAAGCACTCGATGCTTTGGGTGTGTATCAGGGGGCTGCGCACTCTGAAGTCAAAATTGATGAAGATGGTCCCGTATTGATTGAGTCTGGTGCTCGTTTACAAGGCTCCAATATTCCCAGTTTTGTTGCCCAGTTTGCCGATTTTAGCCAACTTGATTTATTGGTTGATGCCTATCTGGATCCAGCCGAATTTGAACGCAAGGCAGAACGCGGAAACAGCTACCACAAGTGCGCCAAGATCTTTGGTTTCGTCAATACCAAACCAGTCAAAATCAAGAAAGTGAATTCTTCCCTGATCATCAACTTGCCTTCGCATTATTCCTCTGTGGTTCGCTTTAAAGCTGGCGATACCTTGCCCCCCACCACCAGCATGCTCGACAGCCCGGGCTGGGCGCTGTTGTTGCATCCAGAAGAAAGCGTTGTCGATGACGACATGCGCAAGCTGGAAGCCATGGAACGGGATCACACCATGTACATTCTGGAAAGAGAGAGCGAGCATGAAGCAGTTTGA
- a CDS encoding NAD(P)/FAD-dependent oxidoreductase encodes MKQFDVIIIGGGVLGASTFYHLVEAGISCCLIEKNTIGSGITSYSGGIARVFHLDEKQRQQAAYSLDYFQHFEQRTGEPLAFVEQGFLYFPAPENINASQQAVGDHGYGFTSSWLTPEQVIEQFPFIAKEELKGAVWEPKAGYLDPIATTQAWVNAGLRLGGTVLPGCRVMEPLYEGSELAGVKTNLGDIRGQRIVIAAGAASANLLKMLAIDLPIYNKTIQVDLYQAREVNAKMPCFIDAEFNLNGRGGEHYILQGMTCPDGSEHEEALPSHQAISQNTAKKRFNWSNTSEVTGCYCSLDTFSDRESGYADYVDEQKQVLLLSGFNGTAFKFAPYLGQHIQQLILGDSGDR; translated from the coding sequence ATGAAGCAGTTTGATGTCATCATCATCGGCGGCGGAGTATTAGGCGCCAGCACGTTTTACCATCTGGTAGAAGCTGGCATATCTTGCTGTCTGATAGAAAAAAACACTATCGGCAGTGGCATTACCTCCTATTCAGGGGGCATTGCCAGAGTATTCCACCTCGATGAAAAACAACGACAACAAGCTGCTTATAGCCTGGATTATTTCCAGCACTTTGAGCAACGTACAGGTGAGCCTCTCGCTTTTGTTGAACAAGGTTTCCTGTACTTCCCTGCGCCTGAAAATATCAACGCAAGCCAGCAAGCGGTCGGCGATCATGGCTATGGTTTTACCTCAAGCTGGCTAACACCCGAACAGGTCATAGAACAGTTTCCCTTTATTGCCAAAGAAGAGCTTAAGGGCGCGGTTTGGGAGCCCAAAGCAGGCTATCTTGATCCCATTGCCACCACTCAGGCATGGGTAAACGCAGGGCTTCGACTGGGTGGAACCGTACTTCCCGGATGTCGAGTGATGGAACCGTTATACGAAGGCTCCGAACTCGCTGGAGTGAAAACCAACTTAGGCGATATTCGTGGGCAGCGCATTGTTATTGCAGCAGGCGCAGCTTCAGCAAATCTACTGAAAATGCTCGCCATCGACCTGCCCATATACAACAAAACCATTCAGGTAGATTTGTATCAGGCTCGCGAAGTGAACGCAAAAATGCCTTGCTTTATTGATGCCGAATTTAATCTCAATGGACGCGGCGGCGAACACTACATTTTGCAAGGCATGACTTGCCCCGATGGCTCAGAGCATGAAGAAGCGCTACCCAGCCATCAAGCCATATCACAAAACACAGCGAAAAAACGCTTCAATTGGTCAAACACCAGTGAAGTGACTGGCTGCTATTGCAGTTTAGACACATTCAGCGATCGCGAAAGCGGCTACGCCGATTATGTGGATGAACAGAAACAGGTTCTGCTGCTATCAGGTTTCAATGGTACAGCATTCAAGTTTGCCCCGTATCTGGGGCAACACATTCAACAATTAATATTAGGCGATTCTGGAGATCGATAG